The Collibacillus ludicampi region GAGAGAAAGAAGTCGAGAGCGCGTTGGCACAGATTGGATCCCATTCCGTGGAAGAACGCTTGCAAGGAAAAAAAATTGTACTGATAAATCTGAACCACTCGAATATCGACTTTCTCGTGCAGATTTTACATACGGCAGGCGCGGAGATTCAAGGAACGATCAGCGTAAAAGATCCTTCGGTGTTTACGCCTGGTAGCAGTAGCAAAGAATTCGTACAGGCTTTCGCGATCGATGACAACCCAAGAAATGTACAGGTGTTCGCACAGGCTGCGGAAACTTTGGCGAATGAACTTTGCGGGGAAACGGACGGGCATTGGATCGAAAACATGGTATCACATGGCTGGTTGGAACGATTCGGTACTTTCGGAACATCCCCGGATGCTGTCATCGTTGTCGGAGGGGCTACGCAAGAAACCCAGGGGCGTGTACGTGCGTTCGATATCCCATTGATTCAAACGCTCTGCAGAAAAGGAGTGAAAATCATCGGCGTGGAGAGGGGAGACGCTCCCGTATCGACGTTAGACAGTTATGCGGAACAAGGAATCTCTACTGTCGATTCGGTGAACGAGACAATTGGCGGTGTGGCGCTCGTCGATGTGATTAATGGAGCGAAGGGACATTTCGGAGCAAGACGAACGGCGGAAACCCTTCTGCCTGATGTTTCACAAAAAAGGGAGGCATTACGATGAGAGTGAGTGTATTGATTCCTGCCTTTAATGAAGGGGATCGCATTGGCCCAACCATTCGGGCGGCGCGAGCAGTGGATGAAGTAAGCGAAATTATCGTTGTGGATGATGGTTCTGCGGATGACACGGAAAAACAAGCACGCAAGGCGGGCGCACGGGTGATCCGTCATTCCCGCAATTACGGAAAGGGAGCCGCCTTGTATTCGGCGATCGGCGCTTCTACGGGAGACGTTCTTGTTTTCTTAGATGCCGATGTGGGGGAACATGCCACAGAGATCGTAAAATTAATCACTCCCATTGCACAAGGGCGCGCGGATATGACGATCGCGAAGTTCCCGGCTTCAGATGTTAAGAGCGGATGGGGATGGGTGAAAGGGCTTGCAAAAAAAGGAATCTTTCATCTGGCATCGCTGGAAGTGGAAGCGCCCCTCTCAGGACAAAGGGCACTGCGGCGTGAAGTGCTTTCTGTTCTCGGTTCACTTTCGTCCGGGTACGGGGTAGAGGTCGGGATGACAATCGATGCAGCAAAAGGTGGATACCGCATCCTTGAAGTCCCTGTCGAAATGAAACATCGCGACTATGGGAGGAATTGGAGGGGTGTTCTTCATCGTGGACGGCAATTTTTGCATGTAGCAATCGCACTTGCGGAAAGGTGGGCTTTAAGATGACGGTTGTGCCCAACAAGGAGTTTACGCTGCTTGCCTTACTCGTATTCGGAATCGGTTATGGCATGACGCGCATGATGATCCCTTTCGCTCGTAAACGGTTTGTGCAAGCTGGATGGGTTCGTGAAAATTGGCAAAAGAAATCGATTCCCTCGGGAGTCGGTTTCGTTTGCGCCGTTCCATTTCTGCTTTTTGGAGTGCTGCTGATCCGTTTTAGTACCTACTTCCCCGTGATTCCTGTGAATGAATATTCGGCGCTTTTGATCTGGTCTTCAGGAATGACGCTGTTCGGCTGGTTGGATGATCGCTTCGGCACCCGAGATGTAGGGGGCTTCCTTGGCCATCTCCGCAAACTCATGATTGAAGGGGAAATGACGACAGGTTTGTTAAAAGCGATCGGAGGTGCAGCTCTATCGCTTGGAGTGGCCATCCTTTTAAACCGTGAAGGGTACGTCGTTCTGATCGACGGAATGACGATGGCATTGATGGCTAACGCAATTAACTTGTTGGATGTAAAACCTGGACGGGCGATCAAAGGCGTTATCTTAGTTGGAATTTCCATATTGATCGTCAGCCGGTCTGTTGATATCCTGCTTCCGCTTTTGCTTCTATTTGGTGTGATTTTGGCTTTCTTCCCGGCCGATATGGCTGGCCAAGTGATGTTGGGTGATACAGGAGCCAATTTTCTCGGTGCTGTGCTAGGGTTTCTGCTGGTGCGCATGCTTGATGTTCCCGAAACCTGTATGTTACTTGCGGGATTGATGCTTTTCCACATCTATACGGAGTTTCATTCTCTTTCAGAACTTATAGAAAACAATCGGTTTCTGCGATGGCTCGATGAATGGGGGAGGGGACAGAGTGATCAAGAGAATGATGATCAGCAGGTAGCGTAATCCTTATTGTGTTTTCAGCGATTCACCTAAGGCTGAGAACATTCTTGAGAGTGATGTCCTCCTTTAGTAAGAATGCTTCAAGTATGCACGTACGATTGATTCATTTGTGATATAATTATTATAAATCGGACTACTTTGAAAATGTGTAGTTTGGTGGGCGTATGCTTTGCGTTCTCGCTCCGTGGAGGTCGTCTCGCATGGAATCATAATCAAATGTTGCGAGACGACCTCCAAAGTCGCTGTCTCACGCAAAGCATTACGCCCACATAAAGACATTTTTCATTATCTGATGGTACCGCCCTTGAGGAAAGGTAGATGACTGTGGAAAGGGGAGCTGCTCGAATGGCCGAAAATGTGCGCCCAGAACTTCATGAAGAATTATTTAATCATCTGCAAGGAGAGAAGATAGTCCTGCTTGCAACGATTGATCACGAAACGGGGGCGCCGAATGTGACGGCGATCTCCTGGTTGGTGGCGACCGATCCGAGAACGCTTCGTTTCGCGATTGACCCGCGATCACGCGTAGTACAAAACATCAATAAGGAGAATCGTGTAACTGTAGCCGTTCTAGGTGCGGGATCCGCATTCGCCATTTCGGGGAGGGCTTTCGTGGAAGAAGAGAAAATGGAAGGCGTTTCACTTAAGATGGTTCGTGCGGAAATCTCCATCGAAGAGGTGCGTGAAGTCATGTTCTATGGAGGGAAGTTAACAGTTGAGCCCGCGTATGAGAAAACATACGACCCGAAACTTGCGGAAAAATTTGATTCGGAAGTTTATACAGCGCTACGGAAGGCATAATGGAAGATAGAGAGAAGTTAAGGCCTTTCTCGATTGAAGGATAGGCGTGTAAGGAGGGTTTTTCATGGAGAAACCATTTCACTTCCCGCTTACGATGAAAAACGGGCGGGTCTACGACTCCGCTGGAAAAGATATTACGGAAGCCTATCAACGGTATAAACAAGAGGAGACGGCGGAAAAGCTTGCGGCGGCATTTGAGGAACTGGCCCGAGTCAAAGCGGAAGGCCATGAAACCCGTCGCCTGTTATTTATCGATACCGCATATAAATATGCGGCCGTAGTGGAAACATTCGTTGGTGATGACTTGTCTGAACGGCTGGGACTTTCTTATGCGGGACAAGTGAAGGAGAATGAGGACGGAACTTGGGGGCTCGGCAAGCTGAACCGCATGCTTCTCCCACTCGAAAGCCTTCCTCAGTTGTACAGTTATGTTGCGAAAGGATATCTGACAATCTCCATGGCTGAGCAGGCGTGGGACCAACGAAACGCATCGATCTTCGTGATCAAACCCGCACAGTAAACGTGTGGGCTTTTTTTATGTGAGAAATCCCCCGTTGGGCGAGATCACCTGGCCCGTTAAAAAAGAGGATGATGGCTCTGCCAGAAAACGAACGACAGATGCGATGTCTGCAGGAGTACCGAGACGTCCGACCGCCGTTTCCTCTACCAGTGCTTCCCGCTCTTCTTCACGCAAGTGTGAAATCATATCTGTATCGATCGCCCCTGGAGCCACAGCATTCACGGTGATTCCCGAAGGACCTACTTCTTTCGCCAGCGCTTTGGTGAAAGCGATCAGTCCGCCTTTCGACGCGGAATATGCGACTTCGCAAGAACCCCCCGCAATCCCCCAGATCGAAGAGATATTGATGATCCTTCCGTAATGATTATGCAGCATGTGCGGGATCACTTCTTTCGCACATAAATATGCAGCCTTCAGGTTGGTGTCAATGATGGCGTCCCATTCCTCTTCGCTCGTGTCAATGAGCAGACGGGTGGAAGAAATGCCGGCATTGTTTACGAGTATCGACGGTTTTCCTAAATATAGACATGTTGTTTGAATCAATTGTTTTACGTCCTGTGACTTTGTGACGTCAGCCTGGGCGGCGAGCGCTTGCACTCCATACTGCTTGCAATGTTTGGCGACCTGTTCGGCAGCTTCTTGCGAACGCAGGTAGTTCACGGCAACGTGTGCACCGCTTTGGGCGAGCGCCAAGCATATCGCTTTGCCGATTCCGCGGGAACCGCCCGTAACGATGGCCACTTGTCCGTCAAGCGGGCGTAGGTTATGAACGAGATTACGTGACACTGGAATAACCTCCTTATGTACGATCATAACATGAACCGTTCAGTCGATCCACGAAGAAGGAATTTTTTTTATTGTCGTAGAACTAAAGTTAATGGTATCTTTAAGAATAGAACAACATAGTGGAGAGAGGAGTGCACGGGAGACATGTTCAAGAAGATCCTGATTGCAAACCGCGGAGAAATCGCAGTACGCATCATGCGGACTTGTATGTCATTAGGCGTCCAAACGGTTGGTATATACTCGGAAGCCGATAAAGATTCTCCTCATGTCGCCATGGCTAATGAGGCCTATCTTATCGGAGGTCCACGCGTGAACGAGAGTTATCTCAACATCGAGAAAATAGTGGAAGTGGCCAAAACTGCCGGAGTGGATGCGATTCATCCGGGATACGGGCTCTTGTCGGAAAATGCTTCGTTTGCGAAGCGTTGCCAGGAAGAAGGTATTACGTTTATCGGACCGAGTCCGGAAGTGATAGCGAAGATGGGATCGAAGATCGAATCGCGTAAAGTGATGGAAGAGATCGGTGTCCCCGTCGTCCCGGGTATCACACACCCTCTCTCCGATGTGGAAGAAGCGGTACAGGTTGCAGAGTCGTTCGGTTATCCCGTCATGTTGAAAGCTTCAGCTGGCGGCGGAGGGATCGGCATGCAATTGGTTCATGACGAAGAGGAATTGCGAAAAGTTTTTGCCGGCAATCAGAAAAGGGCGACCGATTTCTTTGGTGACGGTGCGATGTATATTGAGAAGGCGATCGTTAACCCGCGACACATCGAAATTCAGGTGCTCGCCGATCAACACGGAAACGCCGTGTACTTGTGGGAGCGCGAGTGTTCCATTCAGCGGCGAAACCAGAAAGTCGTCGAAGAAGCACCGTCTCCATTTGTTGATGACGAGTTGCGACGCCGCATGGGTGAAGCGGCCATGAAAGCGGTTCATGCGTTGCATTATACGAGCGCCGGTACGATTGAATTCCTCGTAGACGAAAATAAAAATTTTTATTTTCTAGAGATGAATACCCGTTTGCAAGTGGAGCATCCGGTCACAGAAGAGATCACCGGAATGGATTTGGTGGAACAAATGGTACGTATTGCCTGCGGGGAATCCCTGGGATTTACGCAGGAAGATGTCAAAAGGGAAGGGCATGCGATCGAAGTGCGTATTTACGCAGAAGACCCGAAAACGTTTTTTCCATCCCCCGGAACGATTACCAAGTTGGTCTTACCACAAGGGGAAGGGATTCGTCATGAACTCGCGGTGAGCGAACGCTCGGTCGTCTCTCCGTTTTACGATCCGATGATTGCTAAATGTATCGTCAAAGGCCGCGACCGCAAAGAAGCAATCGAAAAATTGCAAGAAGCGCTCGCCGCATACGAAGTGGAAGGAATCAAAACGAACATCCCGATGTTACGTGAAGTGGCGGCACATCCTGCTTTTCTGAACGGGGATACAACGACCCAATTTGTGACACAACATGTAACAGGAAAGAAATGATGAAAGAAGGAGATGAATGCGATGAGTCAAATCACAGCTTCAATGGCAGGAAATGTATGGAAGGTGCTTGTTCAAGTAGGGGAATCTGTAGAAGAGGGACAAGATGTCGTCATTCTTGAATCGATGAAAATGGAAATTCCCATTGCAGCTGAAACCAGTGGAATCGTTAAAGAAGTGAAGACAGCCGAAGGTGATTTCGTCAATGAAGGGGATGTATTGATCGAGTTGGAATAAGTAAGCGTTCAAGAAAGGGATCAGACAAGAGAAGAAAATACCGGTGAGGAGATGGGGTTACAGTGAAATGGCCGGAGAAAGTCGTTGTGAGAGAAGTAGGTCCAAGGGACGGTCTGCAAAATGAAAAAAAATTTATCGCTACTGCTGACAAAATTGACTGGATCAATCTCTTGTCGGAAACGGGGCTTACGCATATTGAAATCACTTCCTTTGTGAATCCGAAGTGGATTCCTCCCCTCTCCGACGCCTTTGAAGTGGCGCAAGGGATCAAGCGAGTGCCGGGTGTCATATACAGTGCGCTCGTCCCCAATCGCAAAGGATTGGAAAGAGCATTGGAAGCAGATCTTGATGAAATCGCCGTGTTTATGTCTGCCAGTGAAACACACAATCGAAAAAATATCAATAAAGATATCGCTTCCACATTTCCGGTATTGAGAGAAGTGGTTGAAGAGGCATTGCGGGCAGGAAAACGAGTGCTCGGATACGTATCTACCGTTTTCGGTTGTCCCTACGAGGGCACCGTCCCGGTTGAACAGGTGATGCGCGTCGTTGATGAACTTTTGTCCATGGGCATCCACGAACTGTCTCTTGGAGATACCATCGGCGTGGCTAACCCCCGCCAGGTACAAGAGGTGTTATCCGTCATCCTTCACCGGTTTCCGGCTGAACACTTGACGATGCATTTCCATGATACACGCGGAACCGCATTGGCCAATGTGCTAGCGTCTCTGGATATGGGCATCACCCGTTTTGACGGTGCGTTGGGCGGTCTCGGCGGTTGTCCTTATGCGCCCGGGGCCTCAGGGAACCTAGCTACCGATGATTTGTTATATATGCTCGATGGCATGGGCATTCAAACGGGAATCGATGCCGCCAAACTGCTTGAAGCTGCAGCTTTCATCCAGGAGAAATTAGGAAAGCCTTTGCCCAGTCATAATTTACAGGCACGAGGGAATCTCTGTTCTGCGTGAAAGGAGTGTATGGAGAGTGACTGAGCCGGTAATTCGGACGGAAAAAACTGAAGATGGATTGGTTGTGGTTACACTGAACAGACCAGAGGCGGCGAATGCGTTATCTTTACAATTACTGCAAGAATTGAATGAAACGCTGCGGGAGATTCAATTTGATCGTTCGGTCCGCGTTGTGGTGATCACCGGCGCGGGAACCCGCTCCTTCTGTTCGGGAGCCGATCTGAAGGAACGAGCGGGGATGGATCCGGTGCAAGTGAGAAAAACCGTTTCTCTTATCCGTGAGACGATCAATGCGGTTGAGCGTTTGCCGCAACCGGTGATCGCTGCAATCAATGGTGTTGCCTTCGGGGGCGGAACGGAGTTGGCGCTTGCCTGCGATATCCGCATTGTCGCCGATACAGCCAAACTCGGTCTGACGGAAACGTCGCTCGCCATCATTCCGGGAGCGGGAGGAACACAACGTCTGCCACGTTTGATCGGTTTAGGAAAAGCGAAAGAATTAATCTTCACCGCCCGGCGTATCGATGCGGAAGAAGCTCTCAACATCGGGTTGGTGGAACATGTGGTGCCGGCCGACCAACTGATGGATCGGGTGAAAGAAATCGCGCGTGAAATCGCGAAAAACGGACCTATCGCTGTGACACAAGCCAAGTTTGCGATTAATAAAGGGTTCGATGTCGATCTTCAAACCGGGTTGGAGATCGAACGTGCAGCGTACGAAGTAACGATCCCGACCAAAGACCGTCTGGAAGGGCTGCAGGCTTTCAAAGAGAAACGGCCACCTGTGTATACAGGTGAGTAAGACAGCCACTCAATCACTAATTTTCATAATAGCCACTCATGCCGCATACGGCGGCGCCATCAGAAGATGAAAAGTGTCTTTGGGTGGGCGTAATGCTTTGCGTGAGACAGCGACTTTGGAGATCGTCTCGCTTCCTTTCGGATGTAAAAGGGTATATGCATTGCGCGTAATAGCGACTTTGAAGGTCGTCTCGCAACATATGATTATGATTCCATGCGAGACGACCTTCACGGAGCATAAGCGCAATGCATATACCCGCTGAAACGATCTCCACGGAGCACGAACGCAAAGCATACGCCCGCCAAACTACACATTTTTCAAGATAGATATAGAAGGAGGTAAGTCCTTTGTCACTGGGGAAAATTCTGGAGGAACGAGTAGATCGAATTAAACGCGGGGGTGCCGCTAAATATCATGAGAAGAACAAAGAACAAGGAAAACTGTTTGTACGCGATCGGCTGAAGCTTTTGCTCGATCCAGGTTTTGAACTGGAGGATGGCTTATTCGCAAACAACCTGGCCGAAGATTTGCCTGCGGACGGTGTTGTTACGGTGATCGGCAAAATTGGGGGACGCACCGTTTGTGTCATGGCGAACGACTCGACCGTCAAAGCTGGATCCTGGGGCTCTCGAACGGTAGAAAAAATCATCCGTATTCAAGAAACAGCAGAAAAGTTACGCGTGCCTTTGTTATACCTGGTGGATTCGGCGGGGGCACGGATCACCGACCAAGTGGAAATGTTCCCAGGGCGTCGCGGTGCTGGGCGCATCTTCTATAACCAGGTGAAACTATCTGGCAAAATTCCGCAAGTCTGCATTTTATTCGGTCCGTCCGCGGCCGGAGGTGCTTATATTCCCGCTTTCTGCGATATCGTGATTATGGTGAATAAAAACGCATCCATGTATTTAGGTTCTCCCCGCATGGCTGAGATGGTCATTGGCGAGAAGGTCACGCTTGAAGAAATGGGCGGTGCTCGAATGCATTGCTCCGTTTCCGGATGCGGGGATGTTCTGGCGGCAAACGAAGAAGAAGCGATCGCCCTCGCGCGCCAATATCTCTCCTATTTTCCGTCGAATTACGCGGAGAAACCGCCCATGCATGAGTCTGTAGACGCGAAATCGTTTGAAAAAACGATCGAACAGATCATTCCGGTAAACCAAAACACACCGTTCAATATGTACGATCTGATTCAGCGTATTATTGATGAAGGTTCCTTTTTTGAGATCAAGAAGTTATTCGCCTCAGAACTGATCACTGGTCTAGCCCGATTGAACGGTCGACCTGTCGGGATCATCGCGAATCAGCCACGCGTGAAAGGCGGGGTCTTGTTCCATGACAGTGCCGACAAAGCTGCCCGGTTTATTACATTATGTGATGCATTCCACATCCCGTTATTATTCCTTGCGGATGTTCCGGGATTTATGATCGGTACCAAAGTCGAGCGTGCGGGAATCATTCGACATGGCGCCAAAATGATTTCTGCGATGTCTGAGGCGTCAGTGCCGAAGATTTCAGTCATTGTACGCAAAGCGTATGGTGCAGGATTGTACGCGATGGCTGGTCCTGCTTTCGAGCCCGATTGTTGTCTCGCGTTGCCGACCGCACAGATTGCCGTAATGGGACCGGAAGCTGCCGTCAATGCGGTCTACGCGAACAAAATCGCGGAACTGCCGGAAGAAGAACGCGCGGCGTTCGTTGAACAGAAGAGAGAAGAATACAAGAAAGATATCGATATATACAGACTTGCATCAGAAATGGTGATCGACGGGATCATTCAACCGAATGCACTGCGCGATGAACTGATCAAGCGCTTCGATGCCTATTCTTCCAAATATATGGTATTCTCGGAACGGAAACATCCGGTTTATCCAGTATAGTATCTGGGTTACTTCGTGTCTTGTAAGAGCTGTATCGATAGCAGAATAGGAATATGAATCGAGAGGGGTAGGTGATTCCTGCCCCTGTTTTATTATTCACGGGGTGTTTTTTAAAATTGACTACATGATATTTCGAGCGCCAGTATAACAGGTATAATCGGTTATAAACGTATTATGAATGATACGAAAGGAATTTCTGCTACACGTGACTTCACTTTAGATCGCACGTAATTCCGTATGATTGATGATTCCATCGTCATAGTTTTTTCGATCATACTGGCTTGATAAGGAGGGAACATATGGCGGGCCCTTCAGGTTGCGGGCAATTGTTGGGAGTAGCAGGTACGATGGGCTTGTTGGGAGCCGGGATGTATTCGTTTGCCATTGAACGATTCTGGCTGGATATTCGTCAAGTGCGCATTACACTTTCGCGTCTGCCCCGTTCTTTCGCAGGCTTGCGGATCGTTCTATTGAGTGATATCCATTTGGGTTTTTATTACTTCGCAAAAAACTTCTCACGTGTTGTCGACGAAATCAACGGGCTCAGTCCGGATGTGATCTGTTTCACTGGTGATTTGATCGATTCGGACACTTGTTTGGGATCTCTCGAACCGGCCATTCCGGTCTTCTCACGCTTGCAAGCAACACTTGGAAAATTCGCCGTATTGGGTAATCACGATTATCGGTCCGGAGTCGAACATGTGATCCGGGGTTTGAAGAGTGGAGGCTTTCAGGTTCTCCAAAATCAACATGCCGTAGTGAAAAAAGCAAACGAACGCATATACCTGATCGGGCTTGATGATGTGCTGGAAGGAAATCCGAATCTCCTAACGGCGATGAAAGGGATCCCGGAAAACGCTTGTAACATCCTGCTCGTCCATGAACCGGACTATGCGTGCTACACCAGACAATTCCCGATCGATTTGCAACTTTCTGGTCACAGTCATGGCGGTCAAGCCCGAGTTCCTTTCATTTGGCCATTCTTTACTTCAAGAATGGGCAAAAAATACGTTTCCGGTTTGTACAAAACCGGGAAATTACGGGTCTATACCAATAGGGGATTAGGTACAACCACGCTTCCGTTTCGGTTTCTGTGTCGGCCGGAGATTACAGTGATCACGCTTGAAAGGTAAAATCAGAGATATATAAGGATGTGGTGACGATGAATGTACTACTGATCGGGGCAGGGGCTTTGGGAAAATTGATAGCGGCGCAGTTAGCCAGGTCGGGCACGAAGATACAAGTTCTCGTTCGCCGCGAAGAGCAGATGAAGGCGATCCGTGAACGAGGAGTTTGCGTGAACCATAATAACACTACATATACACAAAAGCTTGAAGTGTTTACTGAAATAAGCGATTTAACACCTGATGTAGTCATACTAACGGTGAAGAGCTATCAGACAGAGGAAGCGGCTAAACAAATCACCCGTCTGTGTAATTCCCCGACTGTACTGTCTTTGCAAAACGGTTTGGGCAATGAGATTCCGCTCGCAAAGTATTGTTCGAAGGATCGAATCATGCTCGGTGTGTGTACACATGGAGTCACCGCATTGTCTGACACGACAGTGGCGTGGAACGGAGTGGGGGAGATTCTCATCGGCTCTAAACGACACACATTGGCTCCAAGTGTTGAACGTCTTGTACGACTTTTAAGCGCAGCGGGTCTCCATGCACGATGTTCTCAACATATAGAAGAAGATGTTTGGCGGAAAGTGTTGGTGAACTGCGCGATCAACCCATTAACGGCGGTCACTCGTTTGAAAAACGGAGATCTGCTTGAGAGGGAAGATCTTCTACGGATAATGCGTGATGTCGTCGACGAGGCAGTCCGAATCGCAGAAGCCAAAGGTATCAAAGTTGGGGAAATCTGGCCCCGTGTACTCGATGTTTGTCGTAAAACGGCCGAGAATCGCTCTTCCATGCTTCAGGATCTGGAAGCTAATCGCCCGACGGAGATCGATGCCCTCAATGGAGCCATTGTAAAATTGGCGGAAGAGATGAGTTATCCCGTTCCCGTCAATCGCACGCTCGTGTCGCTTGTTCGTACTCTTTCGTCGAAAGAAGTAATCTGAGACTGTAAACGGTCGAAATAAGTAAATAAAAAACTCTTACATCCTGTCAGTCAATCGGCAGGATTTTTTTATTGGGAACAGAAATGGTATAACTGTGGTGGAAAGTGGTGTGAAGTGGGGGGATTTCCCTCAAGGTGGGTGACAAGTGGTGTTCATGGGGGAATATCAACACAATATCGATGATAAAGGGCGTTTAACCATCCCGGCAAAATTCCGGGAAGAGCTTGGCGCTTCCTTTGTCATCACACGAGGCCTTGATAACTGCTTGTTCGTATACCCACGATCTGAATGGGAGATCCTAGAAGCCAAATTGAAAAGCCTTCCATTTACGCGTTCAGATGCGCGTGCATTCGTCCGCTTCTTTTTCTCCGGTGCCACCGAATCGGACCTCGATAAACAAGGTCGTGTGCTCATCCCGCCCACCTTGCGCGAATACGCAAAACTTGTGCGTGATTGCGTGGTGATCGGAGTTTCGAACCGTGTGGAGATCTGGAGTAAAGAAACATGGGAAGCTTATAGTGCCAAAGCGGCCGAATCGTTTGCAGAAATTGCGGAGAACATCGTTGATTTTGATTTGTAGGGGATGAAGTTATGTCAGACTTTCACCACATCTCTGTTTTTGGCGTAGAAGCGGTCGATGCGTTACAGCCAATATCAGGCGGTATTTACGTGGATTGCACATTGGGAGGCGCCGGCCATAGTGAGCGGATCTTGGCACAAAGCGCTCCGGAAGGACTGTTAATTGGAATCGATCAGGATCCCAAAGCGATCGCTCACGCGAGAGAGGTTTTACAACCGTTCGAAGGACGCTACACGCTGATTCATTCGAATTTCCGCCATTTGCGCCGTATCGTTCAAATTGATTTAGGGATGTCTCATGTTGATGGGGTACTCTTCGATTTGGGCGTTTCTTCTCCCCAATTAGATGAAGGGGAAAGAGGCTTTAGTTATAAGCAAGACGCTCCTTTGGATATGCGTATGGATCCCGCGCAATCATTTTCTGCGTATGATCTTCTCAATACATGGAGTGAAGAAGAGATCGCGAGAATCATTTGGGAATACGGGGAGGAGCGTTTTGCAAGACGGATCGCTTCTTTCATCGTAAAGGAGCGCAACCTTGGTCCGGTCGAGACGACGGGACAGCTTGTCGATATTATCAAAGCGGCCATTCCAGCGGCGGCACGAAGGGAAGGGCCACATCCGGCCAAACGTACCTTCCAGGCGATCCGTATCGCCGTGAACGATGAGTTGAACGCTTTTGCTGAAGCCGTTCGCGATGCTGTGGAGATTCTGAAACCCGGGGGAAGAGTCGCAGTGATCACCTTCCATTCTTTAGAGGATCGCATAGCGAAGCAATCGTTCCAGGAATTGGCGAAAGATTGTATCTGTCCGCCGGAACTTCCGATCTGTCAATGTAACCATCGCGCGAAGGTTCGCTTGATCACCCGGAAACCTATTTCACCGTCCGGGGAAGAGTTGGCGAGAAACCCGCGGGCAAGATCGGCGAAATTGCGCATTGCAGAGAAGATCTGAAATACGACCCAACACTACAGGGAGAGGAGAGTCGCCATATGCTCGCAACCAAACCGAATACGAGGGAAAACACGGCTCGTCATCTATCTACTTATCCAGCAACGCTGGAAACGAACGTGCGTGCTCGTAACGCATCTTTGAACAAGAAAAGTAAGGAAAAATTAAAATGGATCGGTACCGTTCTCTTTTGCACAGCCATTGCTTCCGGCCTAATTTATCGTTACGCGTTAATTGCGCAAGCCAATCTGCAGGTGGAAAACTTGAAACAACAAGTGATGGACAAACAGGACGAAGTGGCCAAGATGACGAAAAACATACAAGATTTGGAACGTCCAGCGCGAATCATCGAGATTGCGAAAGATAAGTTGGGAATGGTATTTGTAAACAGTCCCACTGCGCAAGGGGGGCAGAGTGGGGATAGTCAATGAATTCAATTACGAACAGACGCACCGGTAAATTGCGGTTT contains the following coding sequences:
- a CDS encoding septum formation initiator family protein, which gives rise to MLATKPNTRENTARHLSTYPATLETNVRARNASLNKKSKEKLKWIGTVLFCTAIASGLIYRYALIAQANLQVENLKQQVMDKQDEVAKMTKNIQDLERPARIIEIAKDKLGMVFVNSPTAQGGQSGDSQ